The proteins below come from a single Spiroplasma endosymbiont of Atherix ibis genomic window:
- a CDS encoding cysteine desulfurase — protein MNFKDNFSYFKNNSNEIYFDSAATSIKFDEVIKAQSEYDLKIGANTHNNLFDNSYKANQMLSETRQKIANFIVIEDKNEIIFTSGTTHSLNQLAFGMRSYLKINDEILLTKIEHSSNLLPWKVLSEECKLKIDYLELDENFLIDISKIKDRLTKKTKVISFAMNSNTTAGLNNVKEIVKEIKKFNKEIIIILDLAQSIAHNIINVRELDVDCIAFSTHKIYGPFGLGILWAKKEILQWLKPIFYGGGNNTNIELNNYKLAPIPEKFEAGTLNLSAIYAFNKCLDIINAIKMQNLIDYEKDLKKYFRSKLNQIDKSKFEFYNIENDQPIVLFNLKNVNSQDFGAFLNKKYNISVRVGKHCARLANDLFKVNSTIRASFSIYNTKKDIDKFIEALKDCDSWINELI, from the coding sequence ATGAATTTTAAAGATAACTTTTCATATTTTAAAAATAATTCTAATGAAATTTATTTTGACTCAGCAGCAACTTCTATTAAATTTGATGAAGTTATTAAAGCACAAAGTGAATATGATTTAAAAATAGGAGCAAATACTCATAATAATTTGTTTGATAATTCTTATAAAGCTAATCAAATGTTAAGTGAAACAAGACAAAAAATTGCTAACTTTATTGTAATAGAGGATAAAAATGAAATTATTTTTACAAGTGGAACAACTCACTCATTAAATCAATTAGCATTTGGAATGAGAAGTTATTTAAAAATAAATGATGAAATTTTATTAACAAAAATTGAGCACTCTTCAAATTTATTGCCTTGAAAAGTTTTAAGTGAAGAGTGTAAATTAAAAATAGATTATTTAGAATTAGATGAAAATTTTCTAATTGATATTTCTAAAATTAAGGATAGATTAACAAAAAAAACAAAAGTTATTTCATTTGCAATGAATTCAAATACTACAGCAGGTTTAAATAATGTTAAAGAAATTGTAAAAGAAATAAAAAAATTTAATAAAGAAATAATCATAATATTGGATTTAGCTCAATCAATTGCTCATAATATAATAAATGTAAGAGAATTAGATGTTGATTGTATAGCTTTTTCAACGCATAAAATTTATGGACCATTTGGTTTAGGAATATTGTGAGCAAAAAAAGAAATCCTGCAATGATTAAAACCAATATTTTATGGTGGGGGAAATAATACAAATATTGAACTTAATAATTATAAATTGGCACCTATCCCAGAAAAATTTGAAGCAGGAACTTTAAATTTATCTGCAATATATGCTTTTAATAAGTGTTTAGATATAATCAATGCAATAAAAATGCAAAATTTAATTGATTATGAAAAGGATTTAAAAAAATATTTTAGAAGTAAATTAAATCAAATAGATAAATCAAAATTTGAATTTTACAATATAGAAAATGATCAGCCAATTGTTTTATTTAATTTAAAAAATGTAAATTCTCAAGATTTTGGTGCTTTTTTGAATAAAAAATACAATATATCAGTTAGAGTTGGTAAACACTGTGCTAGATTAGCAAATGATTTGTTTAAAGTTAATTCAACAATAAGAGCAAGTTTTTCAATATACAATACAAAAAAAGATATTGATAAGTTTATAGAGGCTTTAAAAGATTGTGATAGTTGAATAAATGAATTAATATAA
- a CDS encoding SufD family Fe-S cluster assembly protein produces the protein MTNFELNKTYIDFRNNLPSSFTFSSNENKIILLENKFGKVDLNLEKDVEINIIILFLPSKSISKKEFNINFNLSKNSKLNLKISNIANYNCDDNFTINLNEENTAIEFYNATIVNKNFNKNSIIKSVHNARNSYSNIKTYEVLKDTSKGFIRCISDIKKGSNQAESHQELRLLVLDKEAKADSDPVLLIDENDIVASHANAIGMLDPDQVFYLLSRGLNKIQAQELIINGYFEPIFQEISDEKLLNYLKEKLKEMI, from the coding sequence ATGACTAATTTTGAATTAAATAAAACATATATAGATTTTAGAAATAACTTACCTTCGAGTTTTACTTTTAGTAGTAATGAAAATAAAATAATATTATTAGAAAATAAATTTGGAAAAGTGGATTTAAATTTAGAAAAAGATGTTGAAATAAATATAATTATTTTATTTCTTCCTTCAAAAAGTATTTCAAAAAAAGAGTTTAATATTAACTTTAATTTAAGTAAAAACTCAAAATTAAATTTAAAAATATCAAATATAGCAAATTATAATTGTGATGATAACTTTACAATTAATTTGAATGAAGAAAATACAGCAATTGAATTTTATAATGCAACAATCGTTAATAAAAACTTTAATAAAAATTCAATTATTAAATCAGTTCATAATGCTAGAAATTCTTATTCAAATATTAAAACTTATGAAGTTTTGAAAGATACTTCAAAAGGTTTTATAAGATGTATTAGTGATATTAAAAAAGGTTCTAATCAAGCTGAATCTCATCAAGAATTAAGATTATTAGTTCTTGATAAAGAAGCAAAAGCAGATTCTGATCCAGTTTTATTAATAGATGAAAATGATATTGTTGCAAGTCATGCCAATGCTATTGGTATGCTTGATCCAGATCAAGTATTTTATTTATTATCAAGAGGTTTAAATAAAATACAAGCTCAGGAATTAATTATTAATGGTTATTTTGAACCAATATTTCAAGAAATTAGTGATGAAAAATTACTTAATTACTTAAAAGAAAAATTAAAGGAAATGATCTAA
- the sufC gene encoding Fe-S cluster assembly ATPase SufC: protein MHKLEIQNLYVSIEEKEILKGVNLTVKSGEIHALMGPNGNGKSTLLMAIMGHPKYEITSGDILIDGESILDKSVDERSKAGLFLAMQNPQTIPGVSNLEFLKYIVNAHNEEKKKLQEIFKDIKTGAKDLDFDLNMLKRFVNDGFSGGEKKKNEILQLKMLNPIFSLIDEIDSGLDVDALEVVSKNLNQVDLTRNAMIIVSHYDRFFKKVKPTHAHVIIEGKIVTSGGNEIVDRINKEGYSWVKELAK from the coding sequence ATGCATAAATTAGAAATACAAAATCTATATGTAAGTATAGAAGAAAAAGAAATTTTAAAAGGAGTTAATTTAACTGTAAAATCAGGAGAAATTCATGCTCTTATGGGTCCTAACGGTAATGGAAAATCAACATTACTTATGGCTATTATGGGACATCCAAAGTATGAAATTACGTCAGGAGATATTTTAATTGATGGTGAATCAATTTTAGATAAGAGTGTTGATGAAAGAAGCAAAGCAGGACTATTTTTAGCAATGCAAAATCCACAAACTATTCCTGGAGTATCAAATTTAGAATTTTTAAAATATATTGTTAATGCTCACAATGAAGAAAAGAAAAAATTACAAGAAATTTTTAAAGATATTAAAACAGGAGCAAAAGATTTGGATTTTGATTTAAATATGTTAAAAAGATTTGTAAATGATGGGTTTAGTGGGGGAGAAAAGAAAAAAAATGAGATTTTGCAATTAAAAATGTTAAATCCAATATTTAGTTTAATTGACGAAATTGATTCAGGCTTGGATGTTGATGCTTTAGAAGTAGTTTCAAAAAATCTTAATCAAGTTGATTTAACAAGAAATGCAATGATTATTGTTTCTCACTATGATAGATTTTTTAAAAAAGTAAAACCTACACATGCTCACGTTATTATTGAAGGAAAAATAGTGACAAGTGGAGGAAATGAAATTGTGGATAGAATTAATAAAGAAGGTTATTCATGAGTAAAGGAATTAGCTAAATAA
- a CDS encoding lipoprotein, which produces MKKLLTLLGSVSLVATTAQMAVACGTNYDKKDKDGNSILIQFLQSINGKAKISTNDILVKLINAENGPKNKEKLTLDLLKMINLSILTNSESNKDLINDKNIYTNYDLAKILKERWNALNDAFDRQISSEKDKYKKDHGKKWEKEWNKMLVNKYSIYQDDVKSMDKDFLENKYKSNILLSDANNNASKTLLDILINTDQMGVTWISSNDIVKKYTALERIVKASDASDSSIANYLRTDLDQLSQIKNSTQDNTNNWEETKITSSMSDIELANKAKEIIKIDKNKITNDAPVNLNNFTVSDTNNSRAGFLSNSQRFFLDKWYNTQAPLAISEVVIPFSEGGSFDKGFTQNSFKSKDKQDETKSNRLLTAAIDTNFGDASWNRWMIAGKADFREDATVKHYDKLMTLSNSTFTQDMRTAVYDYVLSYSDNKNGIKLEATPSIETLIDQISRKKGTDKSFYAYNDKGQIFYVDTSGLHIVKIDKYELLIKDDKYKKGYKQEGLDGTKINSNTTKELNKFKNFNKLKPEQKVEELQNISNEEKNKEGSYYKSLNSTVKNNYLHYLVNTSMLKGLSGSASSFDIMTEVKEWAQVSSAASDSSNTYWMACVFDYFFEISKGTEKNLSQEKFIQNYVEFGKSDDETTQEIINKTKEWFDSQVKTKQSWIWQSSSRAFYNANNKWADDIEAKTDASGYPKKTIKNTWYDGEIVAKVENKFWIPTNNNLIYINIENSYYFYKKGGI; this is translated from the coding sequence GTGAAAAAATTATTAACACTGTTAGGAAGTGTTAGTTTAGTTGCAACAACAGCACAAATGGCTGTTGCTTGTGGTACAAACTATGACAAAAAAGATAAAGACGGAAACTCAATTCTTATTCAATTTTTACAATCAATAAATGGAAAAGCAAAAATTAGTACAAATGATATATTAGTTAAACTAATTAATGCTGAAAACGGTCCAAAAAATAAAGAAAAACTTACTTTGGATCTTCTAAAAATGATAAATTTATCTATTCTAACAAATTCAGAAAGCAATAAAGATCTTATAAATGACAAAAACATTTATACAAATTATGATCTAGCAAAAATCTTAAAAGAAAGATGAAATGCTTTAAATGATGCATTTGATAGACAAATATCAAGTGAAAAAGATAAGTATAAAAAAGACCACGGTAAAAAATGAGAAAAAGAATGAAATAAAATGCTTGTTAACAAGTATAGTATTTATCAAGATGATGTCAAATCAATGGACAAAGATTTCCTAGAAAACAAATATAAATCAAATATTTTATTATCAGATGCAAATAATAATGCTTCAAAAACATTATTAGATATTTTAATTAACACAGATCAAATGGGTGTTACTTGAATAAGTTCAAATGATATTGTTAAAAAATATACTGCTTTAGAAAGAATCGTTAAAGCATCAGATGCAAGTGACTCTTCTATTGCAAATTATTTAAGAACAGACTTAGATCAGTTATCTCAAATTAAAAATTCAACACAAGATAATACAAATAACTGAGAAGAAACAAAAATAACTTCATCAATGTCAGATATTGAATTAGCTAATAAAGCTAAAGAAATTATTAAAATTGATAAAAATAAAATTACAAATGATGCACCAGTTAATTTAAATAACTTTACAGTTAGTGATACAAATAATTCAAGAGCTGGTTTCTTAAGTAATTCTCAAAGATTCTTTTTAGACAAATGATATAATACGCAAGCTCCACTTGCAATAAGTGAAGTTGTAATACCTTTTTCTGAAGGTGGATCATTTGATAAAGGATTTACTCAAAATAGTTTTAAATCAAAAGATAAACAAGATGAAACTAAATCTAATAGACTTTTAACAGCAGCAATTGATACTAATTTTGGAGATGCTAGTTGAAATCGTTGAATGATAGCAGGAAAAGCTGACTTTAGAGAAGATGCTACTGTTAAACATTATGATAAATTAATGACTTTAAGTAACTCAACATTTACACAAGATATGAGAACTGCAGTTTATGACTATGTTTTAAGTTATAGTGACAATAAAAATGGAATAAAATTAGAAGCAACACCTTCAATTGAAACTTTAATTGATCAAATTTCAAGAAAAAAAGGAACTGATAAAAGCTTCTATGCTTACAATGATAAAGGACAAATATTTTATGTAGATACTTCAGGACTTCACATTGTTAAAATTGATAAATATGAACTTTTAATAAAAGATGATAAATATAAAAAAGGTTATAAACAAGAAGGATTAGATGGAACAAAAATAAATTCTAATACAACAAAAGAATTAAATAAATTTAAAAACTTCAATAAACTAAAACCTGAACAAAAAGTTGAAGAACTTCAAAATATTAGCAATGAAGAAAAAAATAAAGAAGGAAGTTACTATAAAAGTTTAAATTCAACAGTTAAAAATAATTATCTTCATTATTTAGTTAATACTTCAATGTTAAAAGGTCTTTCGGGATCAGCTTCTAGTTTTGATATTATGACAGAAGTTAAAGAATGAGCTCAAGTAAGTTCAGCAGCAAGTGACTCTTCAAATACTTATTGAATGGCTTGTGTATTTGATTATTTCTTTGAAATTTCTAAAGGAACTGAAAAAAATTTATCTCAAGAAAAATTTATACAAAACTATGTAGAATTTGGTAAAAGTGATGATGAAACAACACAAGAAATAATAAACAAAACAAAAGAATGATTTGATAGTCAAGTTAAAACAAAACAAAGTTGAATTTGACAAAGTTCTTCAAGAGCATTTTATAATGCAAATAATAAATGAGCTGATGATATTGAAGCTAAAACAGATGCAAGTGGTTATCCAAAAAAAACTATAAAAAATACTTGATATGATGGAGAAATTGTTGCAAAAGTAGAGAATAAATTCTGAATACCTACAAACAATAATTTAATTTATATAAATATTGAAAACTCTTACTATTTTTATAAAAAAGGAGGTATATAA
- a CDS encoding HIT family protein, translating into MDCIFCKIINKEMDAKIIYENEYTLAFLDIFPNSNGHSLVIPKKHFEDYEQTDDFYLQEVAKTKKVVAKVLKEKLKPKGINYISNQGSESFQVVFHYHEHIIPKYIKEKGYTFKINNEPSDLLDLDIIYKKIN; encoded by the coding sequence ATGGATTGCATATTTTGTAAAATTATTAATAAAGAAATGGATGCAAAAATTATTTATGAAAATGAATATACACTAGCTTTTTTAGATATATTCCCAAATAGTAATGGTCATTCACTTGTAATTCCAAAAAAACATTTTGAAGATTATGAGCAAACTGATGATTTTTACTTACAAGAAGTAGCAAAAACTAAAAAAGTTGTTGCAAAGGTATTAAAAGAAAAATTAAAACCTAAAGGGATTAATTATATATCAAATCAAGGTTCTGAATCTTTTCAAGTAGTATTTCACTACCACGAGCATATTATTCCAAAATATATAAAAGAAAAAGGATATACGTTTAAAATTAACAATGAACCTAGCGATTTATTAGATTTGGATATTATTTATAAAAAAATAAATTAA
- a CDS encoding 3'-5' exoribonuclease YhaM family protein — translation MINQINSDSKLVTLIARIEKTILSTGNNGSNYLILNLIDMSGRIEARLWNSTDIDVEELKTGEIVKIEAATNVYRQQLQLKINYYEIIKEHDFETYNINEEMFSISAPINVTSNYSKLIDFLEAIKNENYKKITLSILKQYEAEFKSYPAAVSIHHNVIGGLFWHSYSLLMSAKAIKEVYKYAEVDWELVYCGAILHDIGKVIEMDGKNASEYTDQGKLLGHISIGNTFVSNKAIELGLKENEDVLKLQHIILASHGKNEYGSPVEPNLIEAVLISSLDALDARIYKINDELAKVEKGSWSARILSEEGRSYLNHYQKKEN, via the coding sequence ATGATTAATCAAATAAATTCGGATAGTAAATTGGTAACTCTAATAGCTAGAATTGAAAAAACAATTTTATCAACAGGTAATAATGGATCTAATTATTTAATTTTAAATTTAATTGATATGTCAGGAAGAATTGAAGCAAGACTTTGAAATTCAACAGATATAGATGTAGAAGAATTAAAAACAGGAGAAATTGTTAAAATTGAAGCAGCAACAAATGTTTACAGACAACAATTACAGTTAAAAATAAACTATTATGAAATTATAAAAGAACATGATTTTGAAACTTATAATATTAATGAAGAAATGTTTAGTATAAGTGCTCCAATAAATGTGACATCAAATTATAGTAAATTAATAGATTTTTTAGAAGCTATAAAAAATGAAAATTATAAAAAAATTACATTATCAATTTTAAAACAATATGAAGCAGAATTTAAATCTTATCCTGCAGCAGTAAGTATTCATCATAATGTTATTGGTGGTTTATTTTGACATAGTTATTCTTTACTAATGAGTGCAAAAGCAATTAAAGAAGTATATAAGTATGCAGAAGTAGATTGAGAATTAGTTTATTGTGGAGCAATACTTCATGATATTGGAAAAGTTATTGAAATGGATGGAAAAAATGCATCAGAATATACAGATCAAGGTAAATTATTAGGTCATATTTCAATTGGAAATACTTTTGTTTCAAATAAGGCTATAGAGTTAGGTTTAAAAGAGAATGAAGATGTTTTAAAGTTGCAACATATTATTTTAGCAAGTCATGGTAAAAATGAGTATGGTTCACCTGTAGAGCCAAATTTAATTGAAGCAGTTTTAATTTCATCATTAGATGCTTTAGATGCAAGAATTTATAAAATTAATGATGAATTAGCAAAAGTGGAAAAGGGCAGTTGAAGTGCAAGAATTCTTTCAGAAGAAGGAAGAAGTTATTTAAATCATTATCAAAAAAAAGAAAACTAA
- a CDS encoding biotin/lipoyl-containing protein codes for MEKIKFKNPKKYKGIVENVFVKEGQPVKKNQVLAIISTQLEKFEILSTIDGVIRNIYVIESLIVSHGDTVFDIFSNKEIKVLLKKPSNINDTLREGLNEFGYLEKLINGSDNDEENEITFENDDLSKMQNFSQNLEQETNLDISMKENYEIDFKENEKAPGLLTQEISNLSYSIIDEWNKEENHENDIVTENNQDALVNSNLNSEELQKDEESNLVEEKEIALRAIQENEEIQQTRLDNQENKKEELKNLINVDFNQIDKVIKSNEKFENKFNVIEENEKEFKNKFKDIDVKINNFNSKLYQKIKDSNREIENDINKFNNKFEELNTRINKFISESKENSSKTITSLLTKVNQKINNLDEKVKEISLLSLKNSRNDEKVNEKTVLLSKKNIATFSFKLDITALVSLQTLMVEPLKESGVDLELNAFYIKALKKTLNKYNELDSKDSLIRLIKVENNSIKDTVVEVEIDSNILDISKDIAQNNKMNNHNIKVSIFDLSNLGIDNANFGLSNNSLISIYISSLSNYFKEDGNLSSFVKISFAFNQNVLEIEDAIMFGKEFVSILRNPGFLI; via the coding sequence ATGGAAAAAATTAAGTTTAAAAATCCTAAAAAATATAAAGGTATTGTAGAAAATGTTTTTGTAAAAGAAGGGCAACCAGTTAAAAAAAATCAAGTTCTTGCTATAATTTCAACTCAATTAGAGAAATTTGAAATTTTATCTACAATTGATGGTGTTATTAGAAATATTTATGTAATAGAATCTTTAATAGTTTCACATGGGGATACTGTTTTTGATATTTTTTCAAATAAAGAAATAAAGGTTCTTTTAAAAAAACCGTCAAATATTAATGACACTTTAAGAGAAGGTTTAAATGAATTTGGCTATTTAGAAAAATTAATAAATGGATCTGATAATGATGAGGAAAATGAAATAACTTTTGAAAATGATGATTTATCAAAAATGCAAAACTTTAGTCAAAATTTAGAGCAAGAAACTAATTTAGATATTTCAATGAAAGAAAACTATGAAATTGATTTTAAAGAAAATGAGAAAGCTCCTGGATTATTAACTCAAGAAATTTCAAATTTATCTTATTCAATTATAGATGAATGAAATAAAGAAGAAAATCATGAAAATGATATAGTTACTGAAAATAATCAAGATGCTTTAGTTAATTCAAATTTAAATTCAGAAGAATTACAAAAAGATGAAGAAAGTAATCTAGTTGAAGAAAAAGAAATAGCTTTAAGAGCAATACAAGAAAATGAAGAAATACAACAAACTCGTTTAGATAACCAAGAAAATAAAAAAGAAGAGTTGAAAAATTTAATTAATGTTGATTTTAATCAAATAGATAAAGTAATAAAAAGTAATGAAAAGTTTGAAAATAAATTTAATGTAATTGAAGAAAACGAAAAAGAATTTAAAAATAAATTTAAAGATATTGATGTGAAAATTAATAATTTTAACTCAAAGTTATATCAAAAAATAAAAGACTCTAATAGAGAAATTGAAAATGATATAAATAAATTTAATAATAAATTTGAAGAATTAAATACAAGAATAAATAAATTTATTTCTGAGTCAAAAGAAAATAGTTCAAAAACAATTACTTCATTATTAACAAAAGTTAATCAGAAAATTAATAATTTAGATGAAAAAGTAAAAGAAATTTCTTTATTATCGTTGAAAAATTCTCGAAATGATGAAAAAGTTAATGAAAAAACAGTTCTTTTATCTAAAAAAAATATAGCTACTTTTTCATTTAAATTGGATATTACAGCACTTGTTAGTTTACAAACATTGATGGTTGAACCATTAAAAGAATCAGGAGTGGATTTAGAACTTAATGCATTTTATATAAAAGCTCTTAAAAAAACTTTAAATAAATATAATGAGTTAGATTCAAAAGATTCACTTATAAGACTAATTAAAGTTGAGAATAATTCAATAAAAGATACTGTTGTTGAAGTTGAAATAGACTCAAATATTTTAGATATTTCTAAAGATATAGCTCAAAATAATAAAATGAATAATCATAATATTAAAGTATCAATTTTTGATCTTTCAAACTTAGGTATTGATAATGCAAATTTTGGATTATCAAATAATTCATTGATATCAATCTATATTTCATCATTATCTAATTATTTTAAAGAAGATGGAAATTTATCAAGTTTTGTAAAAATATCATTTGCATTTAATCAAAATGTATTAGAAATAGAAGATGCAATAATGTTTGGAAAAGAATTCGTAAGTATTTTAAGAAATCCTGGATTTCTAATATAA